In one Leptogranulimonas caecicola genomic region, the following are encoded:
- a CDS encoding Tat pathway signal protein — protein sequence MAFRQSQGTPRTQGRQVASRPRASQARRSTPRASHTTSSSKTFRPASQVRPAAAPRSAGQRQQGPQRAGAAQGQSSRPLGPSFSARPSGAPAPGSFDRRTLIKGALGLGGLAAAGSVVSSIQGCAKDAASQDLVAPAQVDEKDAVQVMDDYSYVEGAPNLAEVGRWQVALGTVLYPSEGNWIAATLTGDTPYPPVSAGAFSVAAGSLATVVDKPLSGGANFVIYEARCSDSVYAWVELDVVSGDWRLYGSAFSNGALTGNALELYSGDKDWDPPQLVCSGNQVIWYVMPVAGGAKTSQDSTCFLWKAGQSKGEAKIVSHGRFACAPTVSEGQLVCVPRDDRDGAVHYAIRSYSLSDDLASAKDELVLPQSIRPFSAVLLGGRLAFQIEANYQSGGLLGKMGTYVAQDDGSYVAISREPSAPPAGTVNTFIVKNRASYVVADLANATYGTLAAEDRSVDYGEYPARIGTCQDFVTFATVKDPSTSYPSAVVVRAFKVS from the coding sequence ATGGCTTTTCGCCAATCTCAGGGCACGCCTCGCACGCAGGGCCGTCAGGTCGCCAGTCGGCCTCGCGCCTCCCAAGCGCGGCGCTCCACGCCCAGGGCCTCTCACACAACTTCATCTTCTAAGACCTTCCGCCCGGCTTCTCAAGTGCGCCCTGCGGCAGCGCCGCGATCTGCCGGTCAGCGGCAGCAGGGCCCTCAGCGTGCAGGGGCTGCACAGGGACAGTCTTCCAGGCCGCTGGGGCCGTCTTTCTCGGCACGTCCTTCTGGCGCGCCTGCTCCCGGCTCCTTTGACCGCCGCACGCTCATCAAAGGCGCGCTGGGGCTGGGCGGGCTGGCTGCGGCTGGGTCGGTAGTGAGCTCCATACAGGGTTGCGCCAAAGACGCGGCCTCCCAAGACCTGGTGGCTCCGGCCCAGGTGGATGAGAAAGACGCCGTCCAGGTGATGGACGACTACTCCTATGTGGAGGGCGCGCCCAACCTTGCCGAGGTCGGGCGCTGGCAAGTGGCGCTGGGCACGGTGCTCTACCCTTCGGAGGGCAACTGGATCGCGGCGACGCTCACGGGAGACACTCCCTATCCGCCGGTCTCGGCAGGAGCGTTTTCAGTGGCAGCCGGCAGCCTTGCCACTGTGGTAGACAAGCCGCTCTCTGGCGGCGCCAATTTCGTGATTTATGAGGCCAGGTGCTCGGACTCCGTCTATGCCTGGGTCGAGTTGGACGTGGTGAGCGGCGACTGGCGCCTCTACGGCAGCGCCTTTTCCAACGGCGCGCTCACCGGCAACGCCTTGGAGCTCTATTCCGGCGACAAAGATTGGGACCCGCCTCAGCTGGTGTGCAGCGGCAACCAGGTCATCTGGTATGTGATGCCGGTGGCCGGCGGCGCCAAGACCTCGCAGGATTCCACCTGCTTCCTCTGGAAGGCCGGCCAGTCCAAAGGCGAGGCAAAAATCGTGTCCCACGGCCGCTTCGCCTGTGCTCCCACGGTGTCCGAGGGTCAGCTGGTCTGCGTGCCTCGCGACGATCGCGACGGCGCGGTCCACTACGCCATCCGCAGCTACAGCCTGAGCGACGACTTGGCTTCCGCCAAAGACGAGTTGGTGTTGCCCCAGTCCATCAGGCCGTTTTCCGCGGTGCTTTTGGGTGGGCGCCTGGCTTTCCAGATCGAGGCCAACTACCAGTCCGGCGGTCTTTTGGGCAAGATGGGCACCTATGTCGCCCAGGACGACGGCAGCTATGTCGCCATCTCTCGCGAGCCCTCGGCGCCTCCGGCAGGCACGGTCAATACTTTCATCGTCAAGAACCGCGCCTCCTACGTGGTGGCAGATCTGGCCAATGCCACCTATGGCACCCTGGCAGCCGAGGACCGCTCCGTAGACTATGGTGAGTATCCGGCCCGCATAGGCACCTGCCAAGACTTCGTCACCTTTGCCACGGTGAAAGACCCCTCCACCTCCTACCCTTCGGCAGTAGTGGTGCGAGCCTTCAAGGTCTCCTAG
- a CDS encoding TIGR03905 family TSCPD domain-containing protein, with translation MFAYDFKPRGVCARAIHISLSDDGSTIESVAFDGGCNGNLKAVSKLVAGQPAEKIAALLAGNTCGRRATSCADQLAAALRQGQEQAAAAAMEA, from the coding sequence ATGTTCGCCTATGACTTCAAGCCCCGCGGCGTCTGCGCCCGGGCTATTCATATTTCGCTTTCTGATGACGGTTCCACCATCGAGTCTGTGGCTTTCGACGGAGGTTGCAACGGCAATCTCAAAGCCGTTTCCAAGCTCGTAGCCGGTCAACCTGCCGAGAAGATCGCAGCCCTCCTCGCCGGCAACACTTGTGGTCGTCGGGCCACCTCCTGCGCAGATCAGCTGGCGGCTGCCCTGCGCCAAGGCCAAGAGCAGGCAGCGGCTGCTGCCATGGAGGCTTAA